In Gemmatimonadaceae bacterium, the sequence GCTTCGACCCGGATCGTATCCCAAACCTCGGGAACCTGCACGCGCAGCGTGATCAGCGGTTCGGTGCCTGTGCCCAACCGGATGGCGCCGGGACGGCTGCGGAGAGTAGTCGTGAACGGAGCGCTCATGCGGCACCAACCGGTGTGGCAACCACCGGGAGTACCGAGAAAAAGCGCGAGACCTGGGCATCGAACATGTACGTCGAGCCGGTGACCCGCGTGTGCGCCCCGTCCTGCACGGCGGCGATCACGATCTCTTCGCCGCCCTGCCCACGCAGCGACAAGTGCCGATCGCTCGCCTGTTCGACGAACGCCGCATAAAGCGAGTTGCGCCGAGTGAAGAACTCGCGCGCGGCGGCGAGAACCTCGCCGGGCGCGAGCGTGGTGGAGGTCTCGAGCAGGGTACGTCGCTGGAGTGACACGTGTCGGGCGGGAAGGAAGGTGATGCGGTGAGCTGGCTAGTTGGTCGGCGCCTCGAGGGGGAGTCGGACGACGTACGTCACGCTGTCTGAACCACCCTCTACCTCGACCGAACCACCAAGCGTGTGCGCGAGGTGGATGGCGAGCGGCACCCCAAGTCCGGTGCCGCCAGCGCGGCCTTCGATCGAGCGATACTCCTGCAGCAGGGCCTCGAGCTCGCGCACCCCCGCGGCGCCTGCGGTGACAACGCGGTAGGCGACGTGATCGTTGCCTGCCTCGACCGAGACCCTCACCGGCTCCTGCGAATGCGTGCGGGCAGCCGACACCAGCAAGCTAGCCAGGAGTCGCGCGGTTTTGCGCCGGTCCGATCGGAGTCGCGGCGCGTCCTCGGGGCCGGTCTCGGCAAGGACGTGCACCGCCATGCCCTGCGCGTCGAGGAGTCGCCGCGCAGCGCCGATCGGTTCCCAGGGGGAGAACGACTCCAGGTCGATCGGACCAGGCCCGGCGCGTAGCGCCGCGTACTCCAGCAGTTCGTCGATGCGCCAGAGCAGGTCTGCCGCCGAACGACGTGCGACGTCGAGCCGGGGGCCGTCCTCGTGCGCGTCGAGCGCCGCCAGGAGTGCGGTGAGGGGCCCTCGCAGGTCCTCGGACGCGTTGGCGAGAAACTCGTCGCGGCCTCGTCGCGCTTCGAGCACGGCGGCGTACTGCCGTTCCAGCTCGGCGTTCGTGTCGCTCAGCGCGGCGCTGGTCCGACGCAGTTCATCGGCGATCCGAACCTTCTCGGCGATCGCCGCGATCTGGTCGGCGAGCAAGCGCATGAGGTTGCGCCGCTCCTGCGTGGCGGTCCCGGCCTCGGCGAAGTAGAACGTGACCGTACCCAGTGCGCCGGCGCCGTTCTGCAACGGCAGGGCGACCAGCGAGCGGAACCCAAGTTCTGCCGCCACCTCGGCCCAGTCCTCCAGCGAACGATCGGTCGTCACGTCCGGCACCTCGATCAGGCGCCGTTCCGTCACCGCCTCTCCACTCGGCCCGAACCCGACCCGCACGCGCATTTCGCCGAGCCAGGGGCGAAACTTGGCCGGCCAGTTGAACGCGGCCGCGAGTCGCATCAGTTCGGAAACGCCGTCCACCAGGTAGATGGAGGCAAAGCTCGCCCCGATGAGCGGCGTGACGCGATCCAGCGCGAACTGAAAGGCTTCCTCAGGCCGGTCGGCCTGGAGATACGCGTGCAGGATCTCCCGGATGGCATTGAGCTCGCGCTGCGCCGGATCAGGGGCAGCGGTGCGGGCAAAGCGTTCGTGGGTGAGGATTCGCGACCGCGACACGTCCGGGAAAGTAGACCCGCGGGCCACCGGGCGGATAGGCGGGCCGGCGCCGTGGGGCGCCGCTGCGCAGAGGCCAGCCACCGCCTCGCTGGCTCGTTAGGCCTTTCCGGTCGCGAGTGCGCGCCTTCGACTGGCCATCATTCGTGACCGGGGATGGCGCGGTGATCCTGGACCGTGCCAACCCCGCGCACCCGAATCACCCGCAGCGGACCGTCCCGGCGCGTCAACCCTTTCGTGGCCGTGACGCGCGCACTTCGACGTTGTAGACGAGCGCGTGCGCCGGCATCGCCACCATCTGCGCCACCACCTCGGCCACGTCGTCGGGGCGCAGGGCCCAGGTCACGCTCGATCCGCCCGGGGTGAGTTCGGTCGCGACCGAACCCGGCATGACGCACGATACCCGGACCCCGTGGTCGCGGACCTCGAGCATCAGCGTCTCGGTAAACCCGAGCACCGCGTGTTTCGTCGCGACGTAGCCTGTCCCGCCCGGAAACGTCGTGCGACCGGCGATCGACGCGATGTTGATCACCTGCCCCGAGCCGCGGGCGATCATGCCGGGAAGCACCGCGCGCGTGACGTGATAGAGGGCGTTGAGGTTCACGTCGACCATCCCGTGCCATTCGTCGGGCGTGAGTTCGAGGAATGGTTTCCTGAACATCACACCGGCGTTGTTCACCAGTACATCGCAGCGGACGCCGTCCAGCGCGAGCGCGAGCCCGGCCGCATCCCGCAGGTCGACTTCGAGGCCGGTGAAGGTCCCGCCGGCGCCCGTGATCGCGGCGCCTAACGACTCCAGCTCACCACGCGTGCGACCGAGGCCGACCACGTGGTGCGTCCCGGCGAGGCGGAGGGCGACGGCGCGGCCAATGCCGCGCGTGGCCCCGGTAACCAGCACGGTCGGTGTCACGACAGTTCCTCCACGATCGCACACGTGAGCCAGAGTCCGAATCCGATCGCATCCACGCCCACACGTTCATCGTGCCCGTGCATGCGCGACTCGTCGCCTTCGGTGAGCGGAAACGGCAACAGGCCGTAGCAGGCGATCCCCGCTTCGCGCAGCGCCGCGGAGTCCGTCGCGCCCGTGCTGAGGTACGGCACCGT encodes:
- a CDS encoding GAF domain-containing sensor histidine kinase, whose product is MSRSRILTHERFARTAAPDPAQRELNAIREILHAYLQADRPEEAFQFALDRVTPLIGASFASIYLVDGVSELMRLAAAFNWPAKFRPWLGEMRVRVGFGPSGEAVTERRLIEVPDVTTDRSLEDWAEVAAELGFRSLVALPLQNGAGALGTVTFYFAEAGTATQERRNLMRLLADQIAAIAEKVRIADELRRTSAALSDTNAELERQYAAVLEARRGRDEFLANASEDLRGPLTALLAALDAHEDGPRLDVARRSAADLLWRIDELLEYAALRAGPGPIDLESFSPWEPIGAARRLLDAQGMAVHVLAETGPEDAPRLRSDRRKTARLLASLLVSAARTHSQEPVRVSVEAGNDHVAYRVVTAGAAGVRELEALLQEYRSIEGRAGGTGLGVPLAIHLAHTLGGSVEVEGGSDSVTYVVRLPLEAPTN
- a CDS encoding SDR family NAD(P)-dependent oxidoreductase — translated: MTPTVLVTGATRGIGRAVALRLAGTHHVVGLGRTRGELESLGAAITGAGGTFTGLEVDLRDAAGLALALDGVRCDVLVNNAGVMFRKPFLELTPDEWHGMVDVNLNALYHVTRAVLPGMIARGSGQVINIASIAGRTTFPGGTGYVATKHAVLGFTETLMLEVRDHGVRVSCVMPGSVATELTPGGSSVTWALRPDDVAEVVAQMVAMPAHALVYNVEVRASRPRKG